In Mycobacterium branderi, the DNA window GCGGCCGTTAGTGCGGCGAACTCGCCGTCGGAATAACCCGGCCGCGGCGGCAACGTCAAGTTGATCCTCTGGGCGGCAAGACTGTGCACCGCCGACGAGATCATCGAGGCCAGCGGCTCCTGACGAAACAGCAACCGCAGTTCCTCCAGCTCCTTCACGCCCCATCGGTCACGATCGGTGAGGAACTGCTTGACGTGCTCCTCGACAAGTTCACCAGGAGATGCCGGCGGAGAATCAGCCCGGGCCAGGAAGTGCACGAAACGCTGCACCGGGTACCACGCCGCCCTCGCCGAGGCCAGCGTCCGACGCCGACCAGAGGGTCCAACGAATGCTGCGAAAGCTGCCGCCACCGGCCGTCGCCACTGCGGTAGCGGCAGCTTGCTGACATCGAAAGTTCCTGTGCGCCCGTCATCCCCGGTGAACAACACCCGTAGTCCCCGGCCATCGTCGATCACCGTCGCAGCGTGCTCGTAACCTGGCGCAGGCAGCTGTGCAGCCCGACCAGCATGGGTTCCCCCACCACGTTTGCGGTCCGCCATCAGCGGGTGACCGCATGGCCGGAAGCAGGCGCGTGATCGACTTCGGCGGTCCGCCCCGGGTGCTCCCATGTCTCGGGCACCAGCGCCATCCGTGTATGCATCTCAAGTTCGGCCAAGGCGTGCAAGTACTTCTGCGTAGTCACCACCGAACGATGGCCTAGACGGCGTCGCACCCAATCAAGAGGGTCGCCGAAGATTCGGGTGTAGTGGCCACGCTGGTCAGGGTTGAGGTCGCCAAGCGCAGCGATACGGCCGCGTTGCAGCTGCTCCAGGGTAACGACCGCGAAGGTATGCCGAAGCATGTGGGCATGTGCCGCCAACGTGACCCCCGCACGCACGCACCGATCATTGGCGTCCGCGAACATCTTCTTCCATGAGTCGACCGATATCGGTGCACCGAACTCGCCGAGCCAAATCGCTGCTGGCTCAAGTCCTGACGGCCTTTCCACGAACAATCGACGGCGCTCGGCTAACCCAAGGTGCGCAACCTTCACTATGGACTTGGCGCCGCTGCCAAGCCCGACCGTCGCAACAGGCCGCGCTGGATTCTCGACCACATAGGGGCGCCGCACCCGCCGATACCTGCCATCACTCTGAGCGAACTCGATCACCGCCCTCCGGTCATCCCGCATGTACGCGGCCATTTCCCTTACCAGCGACGAAGGCACGTAAATCCAGCGCGCAGAGCGCCCCTTCGCAATGGCCGGAGGCAGCCAAAATCGTTGATAACCCTCACTCTCGACGATCGAGGGAACGTCAAACACAGTCAGTGCAGCCTGCTCGGAAATCCGCAGCCCCGTCCGGACCATGAAATCGCAGAACAATGCGTTGCGGTCAGCCCATCGACCTCGAAAGCCCGTTTGAGGCAGTCCTTTCGAGCTAAACCCACGCACACCGACATCTCGCCACCGCCGATAGTCCTCGGGAGGTAACCATTTCGTTCGATCGCGAACCACGTCCGACGCATAGGTGGCTGGGCGCAGCTCATCAAGCACACCGCGGTAACCTCGGCCCGCGCTAACAGGCACAGGTCGTCTCGATGCTTGCGGTATCGGACTTGCATGGACAAGTCCCTGTTTCAATGCCCAGCGAAAGAACTCATTGACCGCAGCGACTTCACGGTTCCACGTCGCACCCAACACATTCGGGCCTGAAGGATCACGCCGACGCCAGAAGTGGTACGCAATGTGATCAGCTTCGTCGAGATCTTTCCAGGATCGCCCGGACCGTCGCCGCTCAGCAAAAGTCAAGAAGGCAGCGAGATCGCGAGCGTAGCCCTCCTGAGTCTTGAGGGCACGACCAATCATCGCCCCGGATTGGAAGTACGCATTCAACTCGATGTCGTACTCCAGTCGCGGGGACAAGAGGAACGGCGTCCCCGGCACAATCGCAGCTCGCCGAAGCCACCCGTCCCAGTCACCGGGCAAGTCGGCCACGAACGGCAGTGGGGCGATCACCGCCTCCGGCTCCATAGGAGTGGACCTCACCAACCACCGGTCTGCAGCCACAGCCAGCATGTATACGGTCAATGACCGGTACTACACAAGTGAGCACCAGCTGAAACCGGGCCGGGTAGCAGGCCACCCCGTCGCGACGGGCGAGGCGAATCTGCCCGTCCTCCAACGGTGTTCGCAATGCCTCCAATGCGCTGACGCCGATCTCGGCGCACTCGTCGAGGAACAGCACGCCGCGATGCGCCCGGCTGACGGCGCCGGGCCGGGCGAGTCCCGACCCGCCGCCGACGAGCGCGGCGACGCTGGAGCTGTGATGCGGCGCCACGAACGGCGGCCTGGTGATCAGCGGCGTGGCATCCGACAGCAGACCGGCGACCGAGTGGATCGCGGTGACCTCCAGCGACTCGCTGTCCGACAGTGGCGGCAGCAGACCCGGAAGACGTTGGGCCAGCATCGTTTTGCCGACTCCCGGCGGGCCGGTCAGCATCAGGTGATGCGCGCCGGCGGCGGCCACCTCGACGGCGAAGCGCGCCTGCGCCTGTCCGACGACGTCGGCCAGATCCGCCGTGGGCTCCGGCGCGGTGATTGCCCCGGTGATGCGCTCGGCCAGTTTCGCCTTGCCGCCGAGCCAGGCCCGCAACTGGCCCAGCGTCTGCAAGCCCAAGACCTCGATGCCGTCGACCAGGCTTGCCTCGGCCAGGTTCTCGACCGGCACCACGACGGTGTGCCAGCCGTCATTCTTGGCCGCCAGCACCGCCGGCAGCACGCCGCGCACCGGCCGGACCCGGCCGTCCAGCGCCAATTCGCCCAGCAGCACCACGGACTCCAGCCGCCGCCACGGTTTTTTTCGCTGCGCGGACAGCACGGCCGCCGCCAAGGCGACGTCGTACACCGAGCCCATCTTCGGCAGGGTGGCCGGTGAGAGCGCCAGTGTGAGGCGGGCCTGCGGCCATTGGTTGCCACAGTTGGTGATCGCCGCCCGCACCCGGTCGCGGGATTCCTGCAGCGCGGCGTCCGGCAAGCCGACCAGGTGCACGCCAGGCAGTCCGGAGGTGATGTGGGCTTCGATCTCCACGATCTCGCCGTCCAACCCACGCACCGCCACCGAAAATGCGCGTCCCAGCGCCATCAGCCGACTCCCTGCAGATGAGTGATTTCGGGGGTGCGCCGGCGACCGATACGTACACCGACCACATCGATCCGGATCGCCGCCCACCGTCGGTCCTGACTGGCCAGCCACAGCCCGGCCAGCCGGCGCAGCCGTCGCAGCTTCTGCTCGGTGACCGCGTAGGCCAGTCCGCCGAAGCCGTCCCCGGTGCGGGTCTTGACCTCGACGAAAACCACCGTGCGCGTTGAGGGCACTGGTGGAAGGCACGTATTCGAAGTGTGCGCTATTCGTCGCGTCAACATCTGAGTCACCCACCACGTGTTATGTCGGGAAGTCGTATTCATAGCTGGCGATTCCGGTAACTTCGGCGCGGATCCCGCTGTCGACGCAGCTAATGGTGTGCGCGTGGCTGATTGCCGAAATCCGAAAGGTGTTCAGATTCGTTTCCGCGTCGTGGATCTGTCGATCAAGGAGTCGAGTTACGGTGGCCAGCGCCGATTGGAGTGCCGCAACTGCGTCGTGACCAGTCTTGACCGATACGGCGTGAAAGATGCCATGAGGCAATGTCGTTCTCCTGTTCGTCAGCTTGCTCCGGGTTGGGCCGTGGATTGGCATGCCTCGAGGTAGGCGGCCCAGCTGCTTTGGGCGTATTGCGCCCACTGGTAGGCCGTTGTCGGGTGTATGCCGAAGAGTTCTGCCACGACTGGTGGTGGAAGTGTGGCGGCGTTGGCGATCATGGCGGTGTTGCGTGCGTGGATGACCGGCAGTCCGTGTTTGGTCAGCCGTTGCTGCAGGGAGCGGGGATTTACGGGCCTGCTCGGCGGCCGGCCTGCCAGTAGGTAGGCGGGATTGTCTTCAGATACGTTGCGCAGCAGCGTGTTTACTGGACCTCGTGCGATGAGCTGTTCAATGAGGCGGGCCAGGGTTGGTGGTAGCAGGACCGGGTGGCGGCCGATCGTGAGATACGCGCCGTCATCGTCAGTGTGGTATCGGTCGGTGGTCAGTTCGGCGATGCGCACCAGGGGTGGGGCGTAGAGCCTGACCAGGGCTCCGACCACGCGAACATCGAGTGGCAGCGTGTCATCGGTGAGGCACCGCTTGAGTTGCTGCTCGAGCTCGTCGTCGGAGAGCAGGCGCGACGCGAGCTGGGATCCGCGTTGGGGAACGACGAGCTCTGCTTGTGTCAGGCGCTGCTTTTGCAGCCAGCCAATGAATGCGGCCAGGTATTTGTGTTTGGTGGGATGGGCGTCCAACCAGCGGTCCAGGTGAAGTTGGGTGACGGAGC includes these proteins:
- a CDS encoding tyrosine-type recombinase/integrase, which encodes MEPEAVIAPLPFVADLPGDWDGWLRRAAIVPGTPFLLSPRLEYDIELNAYFQSGAMIGRALKTQEGYARDLAAFLTFAERRRSGRSWKDLDEADHIAYHFWRRRDPSGPNVLGATWNREVAAVNEFFRWALKQGLVHASPIPQASRRPVPVSAGRGYRGVLDELRPATYASDVVRDRTKWLPPEDYRRWRDVGVRGFSSKGLPQTGFRGRWADRNALFCDFMVRTGLRISEQAALTVFDVPSIVESEGYQRFWLPPAIAKGRSARWIYVPSSLVREMAAYMRDDRRAVIEFAQSDGRYRRVRRPYVVENPARPVATVGLGSGAKSIVKVAHLGLAERRRLFVERPSGLEPAAIWLGEFGAPISVDSWKKMFADANDRCVRAGVTLAAHAHMLRHTFAVVTLEQLQRGRIAALGDLNPDQRGHYTRIFGDPLDWVRRRLGHRSVVTTQKYLHALAELEMHTRMALVPETWEHPGRTAEVDHAPASGHAVTR